A stretch of Procambarus clarkii isolate CNS0578487 chromosome 80, FALCON_Pclarkii_2.0, whole genome shotgun sequence DNA encodes these proteins:
- the LOC123746375 gene encoding shematrin-like protein 2, whose amino-acid sequence MKTLIIVAALAAFCLVATSAAPAPDAEPGYLGVHGGFGRGLGFGGFRGGYGGGYGGYGGGYGGYGGGYGGYGLYGRRKRSAEPAAEPEAEPGYFGGYGGIGRGFGGYGGFGGGYGGYGGYGYYG is encoded by the exons ATGAAGACCCTG ATCATTGTTGCCGCCCTGGCCGCCTTTTGCTTGGTGGCCACAAGCGCTGCTCCTGCCCCAGATGCTGAGCCCGGTTACCTAGGTGTCCATGGAGGCTTCGGCCGAGGTCTCGGCTTTGGTGGCTTCAGGGGAGGATATGGTGGAGGATATGGAGGCTACGGTGGAGGATATGGAGGCTACGGGGGAGGATATGGAGGCTACGGACTCTACGGTCGTAGGAAGAGGAGCGCTGAGCCTGCTGCTGAGCCTGAAGCTGAACCCGGTTACTTTGGCGGCTATGGAGGTATCGGCCGAGGCTTTGGAGGATATGGAGGCTTTGGTGGAGGCTACGGAGGCTACGGAGGCTACGGATACTATGGCTGA
- the LOC123746385 gene encoding shematrin-like protein 2: MKTLIIVAALAAFCLVATSAAPAPDAEPGYLGGYGFGRGLGFGGGYGGYGGGYGGYGGGYGGYGLYGRRKRSAEPAAEPEAEPGYFGGYGGFGRGFGGYGGFGGGYGGYGGYGYYG; encoded by the exons ATGAAGACCCTG ATCATTGTTGCCGCCCTGGCCGCCTTCTGCTTGGTGGCCACAAGCGCTGCTCCTGCTCCAGATGCTGAGCCCGGTTACCTTGGTGGCTACGGCTTCGGCCGAGGCCTCGGCTTTGGAGGAGGATATGGAGGCTATGGGGGAGGATATGGAGGCTACGGGGGAGGATATGGAGGCTACGGACTCTATGGTCGTAGGAAGAGGAGCGCTGAGCCTGCTGCTGAGCCTGAAGCTGAACCCGGTTACTTTGGCGGCTATGGAGGTTTTGGCCGAGGCTTCGGAGGATATGGAGGCTTTGGTGGAGGCTACGGAGGTTACGGAGGCTATGGATACTATGGCTGA